A region from the Arcanobacterium buesumense genome encodes:
- a CDS encoding lysophospholipid acyltransferase family protein — protein sequence MKVPEAQPFLRFIAPIIIKLNNVVQNLTITGLHHIPHDGPAIVIANHTVHADSLILGEAIIKSGRAPHFVAGSDFFAVPGVAFILRGVNAIKVTRGTSAAKDSLDGIRDILDAGGIVLLFPEGGLTHDPQLWPMRGKTGLARLMATHPDVPIIPCAHWGNERLLNPWNYAIDWKHMGRHTRTHVVFGPALNLSVSEDPDYAELTAVTGKIIDHLEHMLVPLRQANPLDFTVQQRERRWDCRLDGDPMNDDYELNRALRQARKNRRRRRWRKITAR from the coding sequence GTGAAAGTTCCCGAAGCACAACCGTTCTTGCGCTTTATCGCTCCTATCATCATCAAGTTAAATAACGTCGTGCAGAATCTGACGATCACTGGACTGCACCATATTCCGCACGATGGTCCCGCGATAGTGATTGCAAATCATACAGTCCATGCAGACTCGCTTATTCTCGGTGAAGCAATCATTAAATCAGGTAGAGCACCGCATTTCGTTGCTGGATCAGATTTTTTCGCAGTTCCTGGAGTGGCTTTCATACTTCGCGGAGTCAACGCAATTAAGGTGACACGAGGAACTTCTGCTGCTAAAGATTCGCTTGATGGAATCCGCGATATTCTCGACGCCGGTGGAATCGTTCTGCTCTTTCCAGAAGGCGGTCTCACTCACGATCCGCAGCTGTGGCCAATGCGCGGAAAAACGGGACTTGCGAGGTTAATGGCAACGCATCCAGACGTTCCAATTATTCCTTGTGCGCATTGGGGAAATGAACGCCTATTGAACCCGTGGAATTATGCCATCGATTGGAAACATATGGGACGGCATACGCGTACCCACGTCGTTTTTGGTCCCGCACTAAACCTATCGGTCAGCGAGGATCCCGATTACGCTGAACTTACGGCAGTTACTGGAAAAATAATTGATCATTTGGAGCACATGCTGGTGCCATTGCGCCAAGCAAACCCGTTAGATTTCACAGTACAGCAACGCGAACGACGCTGGGATTGCCGGCTTGATGGTGACCCAATGAACGATGACTATGAACTTAATCGGGCCTTGCGCCAGGCACGGAAAAATCGTCGTCGGCGTAGGTGGAGAAAAATAACGGCACGCTGA
- the murA gene encoding UDP-N-acetylglucosamine 1-carboxyvinyltransferase, whose amino-acid sequence MSGVLKVTGGQPLHGTIAVRGAKNFVSKAMVAALLTEETSVLRNVPLIRDVDVVSDLLRLHGADVDYDQDAGIVTITPGKIHLPDDPAQMDLLAGSSRIPILFCGPLLHSLGEAFIPDLGGCHIGDRPVDFHLQVLEDFGAIRDEQEFGLHLTAPRGLKARKVTLPYPSVGATEQTLLAAVRAEGITELRGAAVEPEIMDLISVLQKMGALITVSTDRTIVVEGVRQLHGYNHFAIADRIEAGSWACAALATGGDIMINGAQQEPMMSFLNVYRKVGGQFDVTDEGIRFWHPGGELNSIPIETDVHPGFMTDWQQPLVVALTQANGVSIVHETVYENRFGFVKALNKMGAHIQVYRECLGGKQCRFGTENYYHSAVIMGPTPLTAADITVPDLRGGFSHLIAALAAEGTSHVQGIDLINRGYEHFMTKLRTLHANVERVS is encoded by the coding sequence ATGTCAGGCGTTTTGAAAGTCACTGGTGGACAGCCACTTCACGGTACTATTGCAGTACGCGGAGCAAAAAACTTTGTCTCCAAAGCAATGGTGGCGGCTCTACTTACTGAAGAGACATCTGTTCTGCGCAACGTTCCATTGATCCGTGACGTTGATGTTGTTTCTGATCTTCTTCGGTTACACGGTGCCGATGTTGATTACGATCAAGACGCTGGGATAGTCACCATTACTCCGGGCAAGATCCACTTGCCAGATGACCCGGCGCAGATGGACCTTCTAGCTGGCTCATCGCGCATCCCCATTCTTTTCTGTGGACCGTTATTACATTCACTTGGTGAAGCATTCATTCCAGACCTCGGCGGCTGTCATATTGGAGACCGACCAGTTGATTTTCACCTACAAGTATTAGAAGACTTCGGTGCAATTCGTGACGAACAGGAGTTTGGTCTCCACTTAACAGCTCCTCGTGGACTTAAAGCCCGCAAAGTGACATTGCCGTATCCGTCAGTCGGAGCTACTGAACAAACGTTGTTAGCGGCCGTGCGAGCCGAAGGAATCACCGAGTTGCGTGGTGCTGCCGTAGAACCAGAAATCATGGACTTGATTTCCGTATTGCAAAAGATGGGTGCGCTCATCACAGTATCTACCGATCGTACGATCGTTGTTGAAGGAGTACGCCAGCTCCACGGATACAACCATTTTGCAATCGCAGATCGAATCGAAGCGGGATCTTGGGCCTGTGCTGCGCTAGCTACCGGCGGGGATATCATGATTAACGGGGCGCAACAAGAACCGATGATGAGCTTCCTCAACGTATACCGTAAAGTTGGAGGACAATTTGACGTGACTGATGAGGGCATTCGTTTTTGGCACCCTGGCGGGGAACTGAACTCGATTCCTATTGAAACAGATGTCCACCCAGGTTTTATGACTGACTGGCAACAGCCTCTCGTCGTCGCTCTTACACAAGCTAACGGAGTCTCGATCGTTCACGAAACAGTGTACGAAAATCGATTCGGCTTTGTGAAAGCACTAAACAAGATGGGTGCTCATATCCAAGTTTATCGAGAGTGTCTGGGCGGAAAACAGTGCCGGTTCGGTACTGAAAATTATTATCACTCCGCTGTGATCATGGGACCAACTCCGTTGACTGCTGCGGACATTACCGTTCCTGATTTGCGCGGTGGGTTCTCCCATCTTATTGCAGCTTTAGCGGCTGAAGGAACCTCGCACGTTCAAGGGATTGACCTAATTAATCGAGGCTACGAACACTTCATGACCAAGTTGCGTACTCTGCACGCAAACGTTGAACGAGTTTCGTAA
- a CDS encoding IclR family transcriptional regulator, protein MDNSQGSGVGVLDKAALVLQALEQGPLTLAQLVSATHLARPTAHRLAVALEFHRLASRDTQGRFILGPRLAELSSRAGDDRLLTAANPILIALRDHTGESAQLYRRQGDQNVCVASAERTTGLRDSIPVGSAFSMQAGSVAQVLLAWDEPDRLHRGLYGAQFTATVLSAVRRRGWAQSLGEHEPGVASISAPVRGANGQVIAAISISGPVERMGRQPGRHYAAAVVAAANRLTDLIKRSEPTT, encoded by the coding sequence ATGGACAATTCCCAAGGTAGCGGGGTCGGAGTACTCGACAAAGCCGCATTAGTTCTTCAAGCGCTCGAGCAAGGCCCACTAACACTAGCACAACTTGTCTCAGCTACACATTTAGCGCGCCCTACTGCGCACCGGCTGGCAGTCGCTCTCGAATTTCATCGTCTCGCAAGTCGAGATACTCAGGGTCGGTTTATTTTAGGACCGCGACTAGCTGAATTGTCCTCGCGCGCTGGCGACGATCGCCTGTTAACTGCCGCGAATCCGATATTAATTGCCTTACGCGACCACACTGGCGAATCAGCTCAACTCTATCGCCGACAAGGTGATCAAAACGTGTGCGTTGCTTCAGCAGAACGTACTACTGGCCTTCGTGATTCCATTCCAGTAGGTTCAGCATTCTCTATGCAAGCAGGATCTGTTGCACAAGTCCTTCTAGCCTGGGACGAGCCGGACCGGTTACACCGTGGACTATACGGTGCACAATTCACCGCTACCGTGTTATCAGCTGTCCGACGTCGTGGCTGGGCCCAATCGTTGGGCGAACATGAACCCGGCGTCGCCTCAATTTCGGCTCCAGTGCGAGGTGCCAATGGACAAGTTATCGCTGCAATTTCTATTTCTGGACCAGTCGAACGAATGGGGCGCCAGCCGGGACGCCACTATGCAGCCGCCGTCGTCGCTGCCGCTAATCGACTAACCGACCTTATCAAGCGCTCTGAACCAACAACCTAG
- a CDS encoding glycosyltransferase family 4 protein, producing MRKTLLVTNDFPPRAGGIQTFLEGFVSQLDPTQLVVYASTPPTGMQSALDYDEQQPYTVVRYPGTTMLPSPDVSRTMTSLIHQQDVKNVWFGAAAPLGLLANTAHAAGADKVIATTHGHEIGWSMLPGSRQMLRKVFTDADVVTYLTNATLHRLAPFIGDTDIMQLHGAIDPEMFAFDRQARADLRRRYGIGQHAPVVVCISRLVPRKGQDILIKGWHQVTSRFPGTKLVIVGKGPYEKKLRQLASQSPAQTDIVFTGEVPYAELSAHYSLGDIFAMPCRTRGGGLDIEGLGIVYLEAYAAGLPVVAGDSGGAPEAVIDKETGLVVNGNSVNAVVSAVSYFLENPDEARRMGDAGRDWVDHKWRWSDVAKPLISLLS from the coding sequence ATGCGCAAAACACTTCTTGTTACCAACGATTTCCCACCACGAGCTGGTGGTATTCAAACGTTCCTTGAAGGTTTCGTCTCGCAACTTGACCCGACTCAACTCGTGGTTTACGCCTCCACTCCGCCAACAGGGATGCAGTCCGCGCTGGACTACGACGAGCAACAACCGTACACAGTCGTGCGCTATCCTGGGACGACTATGCTTCCTTCGCCGGACGTTAGCCGTACCATGACTAGTCTTATCCACCAGCAGGACGTTAAAAATGTTTGGTTTGGCGCAGCCGCTCCGCTCGGATTGCTTGCTAATACAGCACATGCAGCTGGAGCTGATAAGGTTATTGCCACTACCCATGGGCATGAGATCGGCTGGTCTATGCTTCCGGGCTCTCGTCAAATGCTTCGGAAAGTTTTTACAGATGCCGACGTCGTCACCTACCTGACTAATGCAACGCTACACCGGCTAGCTCCATTCATCGGGGACACCGATATTATGCAACTTCATGGGGCTATCGATCCGGAGATGTTTGCCTTTGACCGGCAAGCCCGGGCAGATTTGCGACGCCGCTATGGAATCGGTCAGCACGCCCCCGTCGTCGTATGTATTTCTCGACTCGTGCCACGAAAAGGACAAGACATTCTCATAAAAGGATGGCATCAGGTGACAAGCCGATTCCCGGGAACAAAGCTTGTGATCGTCGGTAAAGGACCTTACGAGAAAAAGTTACGGCAACTTGCCAGCCAATCGCCTGCACAAACTGACATCGTTTTCACTGGTGAAGTACCATACGCAGAACTTTCTGCTCATTATTCACTGGGAGATATTTTTGCCATGCCATGCCGTACCCGCGGCGGCGGCTTAGATATCGAAGGACTCGGGATCGTCTATCTCGAAGCATATGCTGCTGGGCTACCGGTAGTTGCCGGAGATTCCGGCGGCGCGCCCGAGGCAGTAATAGATAAAGAGACCGGCCTGGTAGTCAACGGTAATTCTGTCAATGCAGTTGTTTCGGCTGTTAGCTATTTCCTTGAGAACCCCGACGAAGCGCGCCGGATGGGTGATGCGGGTAGAGACTGGGTCGATCACAAGTGGCGGTGGAGCGACGTTGCGAAGCCACTGATTAGTCTGCTCAGCTAA